A genomic region of Arachis stenosperma cultivar V10309 chromosome 9, arast.V10309.gnm1.PFL2, whole genome shotgun sequence contains the following coding sequences:
- the LOC130947841 gene encoding protein ALTERED PHOSPHATE STARVATION RESPONSE 1-like: MGCSQSKIENEEAVARCKERKHFMKLAVSARNAFAAAHSAYATSLKGAGAALTDFAQGEVVDPQFPPSAAAAAAAIPAIAAVNDIKPPPPPPSLAEQPQPLQRATTMPEKMIKDESKRAGSKKQVIKEEEGADGDDEIELENNEGNLRTRRRRSNRTIEEKNQHHDRKHDHDHGHGHSHVHALQHTHQTAAMEYFFPSVENVPGTSLKDSEEVLGEEEQEENHHHHHHNNNNNNHKMSKKDERIHNHRKVFVEEKGHGEIDDDEDVDGIDDDEPVAPLPDEEAVALPPAPEAMAMATTSSSKALKKVKIVPPVEAKRNGKQGVNMMQVFTELDDHFLKASESAHEVSKMLEATRLHYHSNFADNRGHIDHAAKVMRVITWNRSFRGIPNLDEGKDDVDLEEHETHATVLDKLLAWEKKLYDEVKAGELMKYEYQKKVAMLNKLKNRGSNSEALEKAKAAVSHLHTRYIVDMQALDSTVSEISRLRDQQLYPRLVQLVDGMATMWGIMQFHHENQSSIVTALKLLDISQSPTETSEQHYERTQQLCAVVQQWQAHFEKLMIHQREYIKALNSWLKQNLIPIESNLKEKVSSPQRVRKPPIHSLLIAWQDHLEKLPDEDARTAITNFAAVIETICQHQEEELALKRKCEETRKELMRKKRQFEDWYRKYMEKKIPEDFDPERTEANNPDETIINRKFLVDQVEKRLEDEEEAYARQCLQVRQKSLGSLKNRLPELFRAMSNFSHECAKMYSELRSITQNQGLGQRSSEN; encoded by the exons ATGGGTTGCTCCCAATCCAAGATTGAGAACGAAGAAGCGGTGGCACGATGCAAGGAACGGAAACACTTCATGAAACTCGCCGTTTCCGCCAGGAACGCCTTCGCCGCCGCGCACTCCGCCTATGCCACGTCACTCAAGGGCGCCGGCGCCGCACTCACTGATTTCGCACAGGGAGAGGTTGTTGATCCTCAATTTCCCCCTTCTGCTGCCGCAGCCGCCGCCGCGATTCCTGCTATTGCGGCGGTTAATGATATCAAGCCGCCACCTCCGCCGCCTAGCCTGGCAGAGCAGCCGCAGCCTCTCCAGCGTGCAACTACCATGCCGGAgaagatgatcaaagatgaaTCGAAGCGGGCAGGGTCGAAGAAGCAGGTTATCAAAGAGGAAGAAGGTGcggatggtgatgatgagatTGAGTTGGAGAATAATGAAGGGAATTTGAGAACGAGGCGGAGAAGAAGTAATCGAACAATTGAGGAGAAGAATCAGCATCATGATCGTAAGCATGATCATGATCATGGTCATGGTCATAGTCATGTTCATGCTTTGCAGCACACACATCAAACCGCAGCTATGGAGTATTTCTTTCCATCAGTGGAGAATGTGCCGGGAACAAGCTTGAAGGATTCAGAGGAAGTTttaggagaagaagaacaagaagagaatcatcatcatcatcatcataacaataacaataataatcataaaatgagtaagaaggatgAGAGGATTCATAATCATAGGAAGGTGTTTGTTGAAGAGAAAGGACATGGAGAAATAGATGATGACGAGGATGTTGACggcattgatgatgatgagccTGTAGCTCCTTTACCGGACGAGGAAGCGGTAGCCCTGCCTCCTGCGCCAGAGGCTATGGCTATGGCCACGACATCATCATCGAAAGCATTGAAGAAGGTGAAGATTGTGCCTCCGGTGGAGGCGAAGAGGAACGGGAAGCAGGGTGTTAATATGATGCAGGTCTTTACTGAATTGGATGATCATTTTCTGAAGGCTTCAGAGAGTGCTCATGAAGTTTCCAAGATGCTCGAGGCCACTCGCCTCCATTATCACTCCAATTTTGCTGATAATAGAG GACATATTGATCACGCCGCAAAGGTGATGCGAGTTATTACATGGAATCGGTCCTTTAGAGGAATACCGAATTTGGATGAAGGAAAAGATGATGTTGACTTAGAAGAACATGAAACTCATGCTACCGTCTTGGACAAATTGCTAGCATGGGAAAAGAAACTTTATGATGAAGTTAAG GCCGGTGAACTAATGAAATATGAGTACCAAAAAAAGGTTGCCATGCTTAACAAGCTGAAAAATAGAGGTTCTAACTCTGAAGCATTAGAGAAAGCAAAAGCGGCCGTTAGTCATTTACATACAAGATACATTGTAGATATGCAAGCCTTGGATTCCACGGTCTCAGAGATTAGCCGGCTACGCGATCAGCAGTTGTACCCAAGACTTGTTCAGCTTGTTGATGG GATGGCCACCATGTGGGGAATCATGCAATTCCACCATGAGAATCAATCGAGTATTGTGACAGCATTGAAATTGCTGGACATTTCCCAGTCTCCAACTGAAACAAGCGAACAACATTATGAGCGTACACAGCAGCTATGTGCTGTTGTGCAACAGTGGCAGGCACACTTTGAGAAGCTAATGATTCACCAAAGGGAATACATAAAGGCTCTAAACAGTTGGTTAAAACAAAATCTTATCCCAATTGAGAGCAATCTGAAGGAGAAGGTTTCTTCGCCGCAAAGAGTTAGAAAACCCCCAATACATAGTCTTCTCATAGCATGGCAAGATCATCTAGAGAAACTTCCTGATGAGGATGCTAGGACGGCCATAACCAACTTTGCTGCCGTGATAGAAACTATCTGTCAGCATCAAGAAGAGGAGCTAGCTTTGAAGAGAAAATGTGAGGAGACACGTAAGGAGCTTATGCGCAAAAAACGGCAATTCGAAGACTGGTATCGCAaatatatggaaaagaaaataccGGAGGACTTTGATCCGGAGAGGACAGAAGCTAATAATCCTGATGAGACTATTATAAACCGGAAGTTTCTGGTTGATCAAGTAGAGAAGAGATTGGAGgatgaggaagaagcttatgcaAGGCAGTGCCTACAGGTTAGGCAGAAATCATTGGGAAGTCTCAAAAATCGGTTGCCAGAGCTTTTCAGGGCCATGTCGAATTTTTCGCACGAATGTGCTAAAATGTATAGTGAATTACGGTCCATAACCCAAAACCAAGGTTTAGGCCAGAGGTCATCTGAGAAT